A window of the Fusarium poae strain DAOMC 252244 chromosome 3, whole genome shotgun sequence genome harbors these coding sequences:
- the ATG8 gene encoding ubiquitin-like protein atg8 (BUSCO:56221at5125), producing MRSKFKDEHPFEKRKAEAERIRQKYADRIPVICEKVEKSDIATIDKKKYLVPADLTVGQFVYVIRKRIKLSPEKAIFIFVDEVLPPTAALMSSIYEEHKDEDGFLYITYSGENTFGEA from the exons ATGCGCAGCAAATTCAAGGACGAGCACCCTTTCGAGAAGCGcaaggctgaggctgagCGCATCCGACAGAAATACGCTGACCGTATTCCG GTTATCTGCGAGAAGGTCGAGAAGAGCGATATCGCGACcatcgacaagaagaagtaCCTAGTCCCTGCCGATCTGACCGTCGGCCAGTTCGTCTACGTCATTCGCAAGCGAATCAAGCTGTCCCCCGAGAAGgctatcttcatcttcgtcgaCGAGGTTCTTCCCCCAACAGCTGCCCTGATGAGCAGCATTTACGAAGAGCACAAGGATGAGGACGG CTTCCTATACATCACCTACTCCGGCGAGAACACCTTTGGCGAAGCGTAA
- a CDS encoding hypothetical protein (TransMembrane:1 (n10-21c26/27o50-67i)~BUSCO:22157at5125), translating to MAARQPARRLAAHLAFPSIRFSGTQFASTRRWLSSSAGPKASRSSYSNYSPLWLAAIALGAAAPLAYKMSDIEPINADPSTLADRDAQKKRESGVNEDSPMRLRMEKFIREQQAQIVAELERVDGKKFRKDEWERPNGGGGTTCVLQEGNVFEKAGLGVSVVYGSLPKPAIEKMRANHKTMDPNMESIDFFAAGLSMVLHPYNPMAPTVHLNYRYFETANPDGTSQAWWFGGGCDLTPSYLFDEDAIHFHKTIKTACDAHDKEYYPRFKKWCDEYFFNKHRGEARGIGGIFFDDLDETERDRENTFSFVQDCLKAFLPSYIPIIEKRKDMPYTDAEKDWQQLRRGKYVEFNLVHDRGTAFGLNTPGSRVESILMSLPLTAGWKYMHEPEPKSREQRLVDVLRDPKEWV from the exons ATGGCTGCCAGACAGCCAGCTCGGCGCCTTGCTGCGCATCTTGCTTTTCCTTCCATACGCTTCTCAGGAACTCAATTCGCTTCTACGAGACGCTGGCTGTCTAGTTCCGCTGGTCCCAAAGCTTCTCGATCATCTTACTCCAACTACTCCCCGCTGTGGCTCGCTGCTATTGCCCTTGGTGCCGCCGCCCCCTTAGCCTACAAGATG TCTGATATCGAACCCATCAATGCCGATCCTTCAACCCTCGCCGACCGTGATGCCCAGAAGAAGCGCGAGTCGGGCGTCAACGAGGACTCGCCCATGCGACTGCGTATGGAAAAGTTTATTCGGGAGCAACAAGCCCAGATCGTTGCCGAGCTCGAGAGAGTTGACGGCAAGAAGTTCCGCAAGGACGAGTGGGAGCGCCCTAACGGTGGAGGCGGCACAACCTGCGTTCTTCAGGAGGGAAATGTCTTCGAGAAGGCTGGTCTTGGTGTGAGTGTTGTTTACGGCTCGCTTCCCAAGCCCGCCATTGAGAAGATGCGAGCAAACCACAAGACCATGGACCCCAACATGGAATCAATCGACTTCTTCGCCGCAGGACTCAGCATGGTTCTCCACCCTTATAACCCCATGGCCCCTACTGTGCATCTCAACTACCGATATTTCGAAACGGCGAACCCTGATGGTACATCTCAAGCTTGGTGGTTCGGCGGCGGTTGCGATTTGACACCCTCATATCTCTTTGACGAGGACGCCATTCACTTCCACAAGACAATCAAGACCGCTTGCGACGCCCACGACAAGGAATACTACCCCCGTTTCAAGAAATGGTGTGATGAATATTTTTTCAACAAGCACCGCGGAGAGGCCCGTGGTATTGGCGGTATCTTCTTTGATGACTTGGACGAGACGGAGCGCGACCGCGAGAACACCTTTTCATTTGTCCAAGACTGCCTCAAGGCATTCCTCCCCTCGTACATTCCCATCATTGAGAAGCGAAAGGACATGCCTTACACGGACGCAGAGAAAGACTGGCAGCAGCTTCGTCGTGGCAAGTACGTTGAGTTCAACCTTGTTCACGATCGTGGTACAGCATTCGGTCTCAACACACCCGGCTCAAGGGTTGAGAGTATTCTCATGAGTTTGCCGTTGACTGCTGGCTGGAAGTATATGCATGAACCCGAGCCAAAGAGCAGGGAGCAGCGCCTTGTAGATGTCCTCAGAGACCCCAAGGAGTGGGTCTGA
- the RPN8 gene encoding proteasome regulatory particle subunit (MEROPS:MER0030134~BUSCO:39361at5125): protein MPTTTAETLSLVTRNVTVAPLVLLSAVDHYNRTVSTKTKRRVVGVLLGQNDGNDVRVSNSFAVPFEEDDKDPSVWFLDHNYVESMNDMFKKVNAREKLIGWYHTGPKLRASDLEINELFKRYTPNPLLVIVDVQPKESGVPTDAYFAVDEIKDDGTTTARTFVHTPSVIEAEEAEEIGVEHLLRDIRDVAAGTLSTRVTNQLQSLQGLHLRLRDIGAYLQKVLDKQLPVNHAILGNLQDVFNLLPNLSTPDRDGKSGGGELAYAMSVKTNDQLMAIYLSSLIRAITAFHDLIENKIQNRQQQEEKEAKKEEINNKDEKKEGTNGASTQAKEGGDKDKENKETKK from the exons ATGCCTACCACAACGGCAGAAACCCTCTCCCTCGTCACCCGAAACGTCACCGTTGCGCCCCTCGTTCTTCTCTCCGCTGTCGACCACTACAATCGAACCGTTTCCACAAAGACAAAGCGACGAGTAGTTGGCGTTCTACTTGGTCAAAACGATGGAAACGATGTGAGAGTGTCAAACAGCTTTGCTG TTCCCTTCGAAGAGGATGACAAGGACCCTTCAGTGTGGTTCCTTGACCACAACTACGTTGAATCAATGAACGATATGTTCAAAAAAGTCAACGCCCGAGAGAAGCTTATAGGATGGTACCACACCGGTCCCAAGCTCCGCGCATCTGATTTGGAGATCAACGAACTCTTCAAGCGCTACACACCCAACCCCCTCCTTGTTATTGTCGATGTCCAGCCTAAGGAATCAGGAGTGCCTACAGACGCCTACTTTGCCGTTGACGAGATCAAGGAC GACGGCACAACCACTGCTCGAACATTTGTCCATACTCCTTCCGTCATCGAGGCTGAGGAGGCAGAAGAGATTGGTGTTGAGCATCTGCTAAGAGATATCCGCGATGTCGCTGCGGGGACACTATCTACACGAGTCACAAACCAGTTGCAATCACTTCAAGGTTTACACCTGCGCCTGCGAGACATTGGCGCATACCTCCAGAAGGTCCTCGATAAACAACTACCCGTCAACCATGCGATCCTTGGAAACCTTCAGGATGTTTTCAACCTATTGCCTAATCTCTCTACGCCCGATAGAGATGGCAAGTCCGGTGGTGGTGAATTGGCATATGCGATGAGCGTCAAGACCAATGACCAGCTTATGGCTATTTACCTGAGCAGTCTGATCCGTGCCATCACGGCATTCCACGATCTTATCGAGAATAAGATCCAGAACAGGCAACAacaggaggagaaggaggccaagaaagaggagatcaacaacaaggatgagaagaaggagggcaCAAATGGTGCAAGCACTCAAGCCAAGGAAGGTGGTGACAAGGATAAGGAGAACAAGGAGACCAAGAAATAA